In Phragmites australis chromosome 24, lpPhrAust1.1, whole genome shotgun sequence, the following are encoded in one genomic region:
- the LOC133907865 gene encoding uncharacterized protein LOC133907865, with product MIDIRSSILWWDEWQLRILVLGSLGLQWFLLLAAPMRKYTIHSLFRRCIWLAYISSDALAIYALATLFSRHVRASSACEYGGKATSLEVLWAPLLLVHLGGRDEITAFNIEDNELWTRHTVTLVSQVTVAVYAFCKSWPSAADRRLVLSAIMLFISGIINFCEKPWALRSASINRLAAMSSIIKGERSRNRSGWERCFTVMDNSDKCWKGKPPQDAAILSPMDQVQMILSDISLLAVNNDLVKKGHKKQVLARLSPGVSMTSWLRRAFELIYTRANVIYAPAYMACDFLLVPALYIAAITLFAMSHKQGYNATDVKMTYILMFFTAVLDALGVLISKLLYKLMSKITRVPALCMTLPDYNLINSVLKRMKPATGWLLKCATCFGYEDYSVGDRKLSANVAEFVVYELLKPGKVEGLDLASYRSLTKPNWALGELRDYVQDGHENIRRSLCDSPFDESVLLWHIATDLCFRMRHSEADRTPREPSREECTKAMSNYMAYLLQFRPEMLMTGSRQHLFTQAMEDLEDLFQDKEKGKLRDIQHYTSLVTDIIDEGAKENNDKKYSLIQDACKLAQELLNLPDEEKRWKLMYGVWMGMLCYSASMCRGYIHAKRLGEGGEFLSYVWIVISLKGTKTLADKLQMPEEATLGPQKEESQQESEEDIESMFG from the coding sequence ATGATTGATATCCGGAGTTCTATCCTATGGTGGGACGAGTGGCAGCTGCGCATCCTCGTCCTCggcagcctcggcctccagtgGTTCCTGCTGTTGGCTGCCCCCATGCGCAAGTATACCATCCATAGCTTGTTCAGGAGATGCATCTGGCTGGCGTACATCAGCAGCGACGCCCTGGCGATCTACGCGCTAGCCACCCTCTTCAGTCGCCACGTCAGGGCGAGCAGCGCCTGCGAGTATGGGGGCAAGGCGACCTCCCTGGAGGTCCTATGGGCTCCGCTCCTCCTCGTCCACCTCGGCGGGCGGGATGAGATTACGGCCTTCAACATCGAAGACAACGAGCTGTGGACGCGGCACACCGTGACCCTCGTGTCCCAGGTCACGGTCGCCGTGTACGCCTTCTGCAAGTCGTGGCCCAGCGCCGCTGACCGGAGGTTAGTGCTGTCAGCGATCATGCTCTTCATCAGTGGGATCATCAACTTCTGCGAGAAGCCCTGGGCTCTCAGGAGCGCTAGCATTAATCGACTGGCGGCCATGTCGTCGATTATAAAAGGAGAAAGAAGCAGAAATCGTAGCGGATGGGAGCGCTGCTTCACCGTGATGGATAATAGCGATAAATGTTGGAAAGGAAAGCCACCCCAGGATGCAGCCATCTTGTCACCAATGGACCAAGTCCAGATGATACTTTCTGACATCTCGCTGCTTGCAGTTAACAATGACCTGGTGAAGAAAGGACACAAGAAGCAAGTTCTGGCGAGACTAAGCCCCGGCGTATCAATGACTTCTTGGCTGCGACGAGCATTTGAGCTCATCTACACTAGAGCTAATGTGATCTACGCTCCTGCATACATGGCTTGTGATTTCCTGCTGGTTCCGGCTCTGTACATCGCTGCCATCACGCTCTTTGCAATGAGCCACAAGCAGGGGTACAACGCCACAGATGTCAAGATGACATACATTCTCATGTTCTTCACCGCTGTGCTGGATGCCCTGGGGGTGCTCATCAGTAAGCTGTTGTACAAGCTCATGTCCAAAATAACAAGAGTTCCAGCACTGTGCATGACGCTTCCCGATTATAACCTCATAAACTCGGTCCTCAAGAGAATGAAGCCTGCAACCGGGTGGCTGCTCAAGTGTGCCACCTGCTTCGGCTACGAGGACTACTCTGTTGGCGACCGCAAGCTGTCAGCCAATGTTGCAGAATTTGTTGTTTACGAACTGCTGAAGCCCGGGAAAGTTGAAGGCCTCGACCTCGCCAGCTACAGGAGCCTCACCAAACCAAACTGGGCTCTGGGTGAACTACGAGATTACGTGCAAGACGGCCACGAGAATATACGGCGCAGCCTGTGTGATTCACCATTCGACGAGAGCGTCCTTCTCTGGCACATCGCCACCGACCTCTGCTTCCGCATGCGTCATTCCGAAGCCGACCGCACGCCTCGTGAACCATCTCGTGAAGAATGCACAAAGGCAATGTCCAATTACATGGCCTACCTGCTTCAGTTTCGACCCGAGATGCTGATGACCGGCAGCAGGCAGCATCTGTTCACTCAAGCCATGGAAGACCTGGAGGACCTATTCCAAGACAAGGAGAAGGGCAAACTGCGCGACATTCAACATTACACGAGCCTAGTGACGGATATCATCGATGAAGGGGCCAAAGAGAACAATGACAAAAAATATTCTCTCATCCAAGACGCATGCAAGCTTGCGCAAGAGCTGCTGAATCTGCCGGATGAAGAGAAGCGCTGGAAGCTGATGTACGGCGTGTGGATGGGCATGCTGTGCTACTCCGCCAGCATGTGCAGGGGCTACATACACGCCAAGAGACTGGGCGAAGGCGGAGAGTTCCTCTCCTACGTCTGGATCGTCATCTCCCTCAAGGGGACCAAGACCTTGGCCGACAAGCTTCAGATGCCAGAGGAAGCGACGCTTGGCCCCCAAAAAGAAGAATCACAGCAGGAGTCCGAAGAAGACATCGAGTCGATGTTTGGTTGA